From a region of the Catalinimonas alkaloidigena genome:
- a CDS encoding vitamin K epoxide reductase family protein, which translates to MTQHDDAIPPGWDYNPASWPQRLPIVGLALVGVGVAGYLGLYQLEVFPTVWEPFFGNDSRKILNSSVSDFLPIPDGVLGALSYLLDAVAGVIGGVKRWKTMPWIVIIFGMLVGPLGVVSIMLVVLQPVLFDAWCTLCLTSAFISVLMIGPALDEMLASLQYMQRVKRSGASFWKAFWGTKEVVSIN; encoded by the coding sequence TTGACACAACACGACGATGCCATTCCCCCGGGTTGGGACTATAACCCCGCTTCGTGGCCACAGCGCCTGCCGATTGTCGGGTTGGCGCTGGTGGGTGTGGGCGTGGCCGGCTACCTGGGGCTTTACCAACTGGAGGTGTTTCCCACGGTGTGGGAGCCTTTTTTCGGCAACGACAGCCGGAAGATTCTCAACTCTTCGGTCTCTGATTTTCTGCCCATTCCTGACGGCGTACTCGGTGCCCTGAGTTACCTGCTGGACGCCGTGGCGGGCGTGATTGGCGGCGTGAAGCGGTGGAAAACCATGCCGTGGATCGTCATCATCTTCGGCATGCTGGTCGGGCCGCTGGGGGTGGTCAGCATCATGCTGGTGGTACTCCAACCGGTCTTGTTCGACGCCTGGTGTACACTTTGCCTGACGTCGGCGTTCATTTCGGTGCTGATGATCGGGCCGGCCCTGGACGAGATGCTGGCGAGTTTGCAGTACATGCAGCGGGTAAAACGGTCCGGCGCTTCGTTCTGGAAAGCGTTCTGGGGCACGAAAGAGGTGGTTTCAATCAACTAA
- a CDS encoding DsbA family protein, producing MEVEIWSDVMCPFCYIGKRKFEAALAQFPHAEKVEVTWKSFQLNPDMPTDPGKNIHQYLAEVKGWSLEQAREMNDRVTDMARQVGLTYHFDRAVVANSFDAHRLLQLAKRHGLGDALEERLFRAYFTEGKNTADPTTLLELGQEIGLDADEIRTMLAGDQYADAVERDIYESRQIGVRGVPFFVFDRKYAVSGAQESAWFLQVLEKSFAEWQDALPQVTLDNPDGDSCTVDGDCG from the coding sequence ATGGAAGTTGAAATCTGGTCGGACGTGATGTGTCCGTTCTGTTACATCGGCAAGCGAAAATTTGAAGCGGCGCTGGCGCAGTTTCCGCACGCCGAGAAGGTGGAAGTGACCTGGAAGAGTTTTCAGCTCAACCCCGACATGCCCACCGATCCGGGTAAAAACATCCACCAGTACCTGGCCGAGGTCAAAGGCTGGTCGCTGGAACAGGCCCGGGAAATGAACGACCGGGTGACGGACATGGCCCGCCAGGTCGGCCTGACTTATCACTTCGACCGGGCGGTGGTGGCAAACTCGTTTGATGCGCACCGTCTGTTGCAACTGGCCAAGCGCCACGGGCTGGGCGATGCGCTGGAAGAGCGCCTGTTCCGCGCCTATTTCACCGAGGGAAAAAATACGGCCGATCCCACTACGCTGCTGGAACTGGGGCAGGAAATCGGGCTGGACGCGGACGAGATCCGCACGATGCTGGCCGGCGATCAGTACGCCGATGCCGTGGAACGCGACATTTACGAATCGCGCCAGATCGGAGTGCGGGGCGTGCCCTTCTTCGTGTTCGACCGGAAGTATGCCGTGTCCGGCGCGCAGGAGTCGGCGTGGTTCCTGCAAGTGCTGGAAAAGTCGTTCGCGGAATGGCAGGACGCTCTGCCGCAGGTCACGCTGGACAATCCCGACGGGGACAGCTGCACCGTCGACGGCGATTGCGGGTAG
- a CDS encoding PAS domain-containing protein codes for MNPVSLPPSLDQLPAYATYLLDHRLQEATAENLRLLRAHQVPLLSLFAHLPEAELFELVQKGLREFLMQIQERRLWEGALGNLARWQRNELEEVGQEQIQVKDMVLINSLRRQVLFLFIPDYTPDSRHAMALVRELESFYAQLDQHALAVYVDIQQTELRRERDQFASLIENSVDGILAYDRELRITAWNRVMEERNNIRRHDILGKKIFDVFPSYEETPEGRAFMRVLAGEKVVISQAAYHTRAGFYEAFMVPLYHEDGRVRGGLSIIHDITEARHLRHALEEANRELRQSNEELLRTEAQLREMNQELERHVERRTSDLQASEEELRQTMDNLLDIHHKLQESEHFLNSVIDQSPVSTWIADATGTQIRVNEAYLKLFRLDDPLHGVGKYNLLKDETLIGQPFYKDIQAVFTEGKVATFALDYNLSEGQHLQVPGQTSTLSLVTTIFPIRDTDGNVTHAVVKHEDVTHQKKAEQALKASEEQLRLITDALPVLITYVDRDGRYRFNNRAYETWFGVSRQEIQGKHVRDVIGEAAYAKTQPAMARVLGGEAFSFEAELEYRAAGTRFVAIDFVPHWRDQAVQGYYALITDITSQKKTEKALETALAETRRNMEALKRVNAELDSFVYAASHDLRSPITNLEGLLSALQRRLGERLQPTERELLNMMAHSLGKLLRTIDDLTEIVRVERESDETPEPLLLAEVLDEVKEDLSPMLTELNGHLDVDFQVTHLHYGRKVLRSVFYNLLSNALKYRSPERPPVIRVQTFRQGNDVHMLFRDNGLGIRQDQVDKIFMLFKRLHTHVEGTGVGLYMIKRLLENRGDRIEVESTLGEGTTFRLIFQPHPNGVPSLSGQGGGLE; via the coding sequence ATGAACCCCGTTTCTTTACCCCCATCACTCGATCAACTCCCCGCTTACGCTACGTACCTGCTGGACCATCGGCTACAAGAAGCCACCGCAGAAAACCTCCGCCTGTTGCGCGCGCATCAGGTGCCGCTCTTGTCGCTGTTTGCGCATCTGCCGGAAGCGGAACTGTTCGAGCTGGTGCAAAAAGGGCTTCGCGAGTTTCTGATGCAGATTCAGGAGCGGCGTCTGTGGGAAGGGGCGCTGGGCAATCTGGCGCGCTGGCAGCGCAACGAATTGGAGGAAGTGGGGCAGGAGCAGATCCAGGTAAAAGACATGGTGCTGATCAACAGCCTCCGGCGGCAGGTGCTGTTTCTGTTCATCCCCGACTATACACCCGACAGCCGACACGCCATGGCGCTGGTGCGCGAGTTGGAGTCGTTTTATGCCCAGCTCGACCAACATGCCCTTGCCGTTTATGTCGACATTCAGCAGACGGAGTTGCGCCGCGAGCGCGATCAGTTTGCTTCGTTGATCGAAAACAGTGTCGACGGCATTCTGGCGTACGACCGCGAACTGCGCATTACGGCGTGGAACCGCGTGATGGAAGAGCGCAACAACATCCGGCGGCACGACATCCTGGGAAAGAAGATCTTTGACGTGTTTCCGAGCTACGAGGAGACGCCCGAGGGTCGTGCGTTTATGCGGGTGCTAGCGGGCGAAAAGGTGGTGATCTCGCAGGCGGCCTATCACACCCGGGCGGGCTTTTACGAAGCCTTTATGGTACCGCTTTATCACGAAGACGGCCGCGTACGGGGAGGGTTGAGCATCATCCACGACATCACCGAAGCGCGGCACCTGCGGCATGCCCTGGAAGAGGCCAACCGGGAGTTACGCCAGAGCAACGAAGAGTTGCTACGCACCGAAGCGCAGTTGCGGGAGATGAACCAGGAGCTGGAGCGGCACGTCGAGCGCCGAACCAGCGACCTGCAAGCCAGCGAAGAGGAGTTGCGTCAGACGATGGATAACCTGCTGGACATCCACCACAAGCTTCAGGAGAGCGAGCACTTTCTCAACAGCGTCATCGACCAGAGTCCGGTCTCGACCTGGATTGCCGACGCCACGGGCACACAAATTCGTGTCAACGAGGCGTACCTGAAGCTTTTCAGGTTGGACGATCCTTTGCATGGGGTGGGCAAATACAACCTCCTGAAAGACGAGACCCTGATCGGTCAGCCGTTTTACAAAGACATTCAGGCCGTGTTTACGGAAGGGAAGGTCGCCACCTTCGCCCTCGACTACAACCTGAGCGAGGGACAGCACCTTCAGGTGCCCGGGCAAACGTCTACGCTGTCGTTGGTGACGACGATTTTTCCCATCAGAGATACCGACGGGAACGTGACGCACGCGGTCGTGAAGCACGAAGACGTAACGCATCAGAAAAAGGCCGAACAAGCCCTGAAAGCCAGCGAGGAGCAGTTGCGACTGATCACCGACGCGCTGCCTGTGCTGATCACGTACGTAGATCGCGACGGACGCTACCGTTTCAACAACCGCGCGTACGAAACCTGGTTCGGCGTTTCGCGTCAGGAGATCCAGGGGAAACACGTGCGGGACGTGATCGGCGAGGCGGCCTATGCCAAAACCCAACCGGCCATGGCCCGGGTGCTGGGCGGAGAAGCGTTTTCGTTCGAAGCCGAGCTGGAATACCGTGCGGCCGGCACGCGCTTTGTGGCCATCGATTTTGTGCCCCATTGGCGCGACCAGGCCGTGCAAGGCTATTATGCGCTGATTACCGACATCACCTCCCAGAAAAAAACCGAAAAAGCCCTGGAAACGGCGCTGGCCGAAACCCGCCGCAACATGGAGGCCCTCAAGCGGGTCAACGCCGAACTCGACAGCTTTGTATACGCCGCTTCGCACGACCTGCGCTCGCCCATCACCAACCTGGAAGGGCTGTTGAGCGCCTTGCAACGCCGCCTGGGCGAACGCCTGCAACCCACCGAGCGCGAGTTGCTGAACATGATGGCCCACTCGCTCGGCAAGCTGTTGCGCACCATCGACGACCTGACGGAAATTGTGCGGGTGGAGCGGGAGAGCGACGAAACGCCCGAGCCGCTCCTCCTGGCCGAGGTGCTCGACGAAGTGAAAGAGGACCTGAGCCCGATGCTGACGGAGCTGAACGGGCATCTGGACGTCGATTTTCAGGTGACGCATCTCCACTACGGGCGGAAGGTACTGCGCAGCGTCTTTTACAACTTGCTGAGCAATGCCCTTAAGTACCGCTCGCCCGAGCGCCCTCCGGTCATTCGGGTGCAAACGTTCAGGCAGGGAAACGACGTTCACATGCTTTTCCGGGACAATGGGCTGGGCATTCGTCAGGATCAGGTCGATAAAATCTTCATGCTTTTCAAGCGGCTGCATACCCACGTAGAAGGGACCGGCGTCGGGTTGTACATGATCAAACGCCTGCTGGAGAACCGCGGCGACCGCATCGAAGTAGAAAGTACCCTGGGCGAAGGCACCACATTCCGGTTAATCTTCCAGCCCCATCCCAACGGTGTGCCCTCGCTTTCCGGACAGGGAGGCGGCCTCGAGTAG
- a CDS encoding DUF6940 family protein: MSMWHTQLIGQNENARRYRIQADLRPLTFAEVLNHWETSEAFRAYYLELLADAPFEAFYWEHPGLLTRYLGKPYEFVLLRSASLATRPADAEAFAEFFDTSALVVDFENLGKNARLIAPTPRTDADHYKFLASFVRHAPKAQQHALFQRIGHRVNAAVNASHTLWLNTAGMGVIWLHVRLDSRPKYYKTQVYKRPDFLEKVRLVF; this comes from the coding sequence ATGTCCATGTGGCACACCCAACTCATCGGCCAAAACGAAAACGCCCGACGTTACCGGATTCAGGCAGACCTGCGGCCCCTGACTTTTGCGGAGGTACTGAACCACTGGGAAACGTCAGAAGCGTTCCGGGCCTATTACCTGGAGCTACTGGCCGACGCCCCGTTCGAAGCTTTCTATTGGGAACATCCCGGGTTGCTGACGCGCTACCTCGGCAAGCCCTACGAGTTTGTGCTGCTGCGCAGTGCGTCGCTCGCCACGCGTCCGGCCGACGCCGAGGCGTTTGCCGAGTTCTTCGACACCTCTGCGCTGGTGGTTGATTTCGAGAACCTGGGGAAGAACGCGCGGCTGATTGCCCCGACTCCCCGCACCGATGCCGATCATTACAAATTTCTGGCGAGTTTCGTCCGGCACGCTCCGAAAGCGCAGCAACACGCGCTTTTCCAACGAATCGGACATCGGGTAAACGCTGCCGTCAATGCCTCGCACACGCTGTGGCTCAACACGGCGGGCATGGGCGTCATCTGGCTGCACGTCCGCCTCGACAGCCGGCCCAAGTACTACAAAACGCAGGTCTACAAGCGGCCGGATTTTCTGGAGAAAGTGCGGCTTGTCTTCTAG
- a CDS encoding winged helix-turn-helix transcriptional regulator — METTTAPRARTHNPAACAQRMLAVRDALDILSGKWKISIISSLTFGKKRFKELQRDVEGITGKMLSKELKELEVNELVVRRVLPTQPVSVEYELTDYGFSLEKVIQELATWGHQHRQRIMGNGDTEA, encoded by the coding sequence ATGGAAACGACAACCGCCCCCCGTGCCCGTACTCACAACCCCGCCGCCTGTGCCCAACGGATGCTGGCCGTCCGCGATGCGTTGGACATCTTGAGCGGCAAATGGAAAATCTCCATCATCAGTTCGCTGACCTTCGGGAAGAAGCGCTTCAAGGAACTGCAACGCGACGTAGAAGGCATCACCGGCAAAATGCTCTCCAAAGAACTGAAAGAGCTGGAAGTCAACGAATTGGTGGTCCGTCGCGTGCTGCCTACCCAACCCGTCTCCGTCGAATACGAACTCACCGACTACGGCTTCTCCCTCGAAAAAGTGATTCAGGAACTGGCCACCTGGGGCCACCAGCACCGCCAGCGCATCATGGGCAACGGGGATACAGAAGCATAA
- a CDS encoding SPW repeat protein — protein sequence MWAQAINAILGIWLMVVPDLFGYGSAAADNNHIVGPVIATFAFTATWEATRNLRWANVLLGGWLLWAPWVLGYESTLAILNDTVVGALVVALSLIKGTVHQRFGGGWRSLWQKHPAHEQEARP from the coding sequence ATGTGGGCACAAGCAATCAACGCAATTCTGGGCATCTGGCTAATGGTCGTCCCTGATCTGTTCGGCTACGGGTCAGCCGCTGCCGACAACAACCACATCGTCGGGCCGGTCATCGCCACCTTTGCTTTTACAGCCACCTGGGAAGCCACGCGCAACCTGCGCTGGGCCAACGTACTGCTGGGGGGCTGGCTGCTGTGGGCACCCTGGGTGCTGGGATACGAGTCGACCCTTGCTATCCTCAACGATACGGTGGTGGGGGCGCTGGTCGTGGCACTGTCGCTGATCAAAGGCACGGTACACCAGCGGTTCGGTGGGGGCTGGCGGTCGCTCTGGCAGAAGCATCCGGCACACGAACAGGAAGCCCGCCCCTGA
- a CDS encoding DoxX family protein: MNSALWAAQGWLAALFLIAGAIKTFQPKEKMPAQMSWVHDYSAGMVKFVGIAELLGGIGLVVPWLTGIAPLLTPLAAVGLAVIMVLAIAYHLRKQEKIVMNLVLLALCLFVAYGRFAF, encoded by the coding sequence ATGAACAGTGCACTCTGGGCAGCGCAGGGTTGGCTGGCCGCCCTCTTCCTGATCGCAGGCGCGATAAAAACGTTTCAGCCGAAAGAGAAGATGCCCGCCCAGATGTCGTGGGTGCACGACTACTCCGCCGGCATGGTGAAGTTCGTCGGCATTGCGGAACTGTTGGGCGGAATCGGCCTTGTGGTGCCCTGGCTGACGGGCATTGCCCCCCTCCTGACGCCGCTGGCCGCCGTCGGTCTGGCCGTAATCATGGTGCTGGCCATTGCCTACCATCTGCGCAAACAGGAGAAGATCGTGATGAACCTCGTACTCCTTGCCCTTTGCCTTTTTGTCGCCTACGGGCGCTTTGCTTTTTGA
- a CDS encoding polysaccharide lyase family 1 protein, producing MLHRTLFSAGALALLLLFSPALYAQPKAFPTAEGYGAAAKGGRGGKLLEVTNLHDHGPGSLRSAIEDPAPRTIIFDVSGTIELESPLDITQPFLTVAGQTAPGDGICLKNFPLHVANTHDVVIRAIRVRPGIASGLTGSELDGIEIRESQRVIIDHCTVSWTSDESMNTWHGSEDITLQWCMIAEPLHHSVHEKGAHGYGASLGGKRATYHHNLFAHATARNPSVAGNADFMTELMDFRNNVVFNWQHRSCDGKPGSINFVNNYYKPGPATQADVRHRLVRVENADVYGFTPVWYIAGNALDGNSTISKDNWNGGIDLGDGVSKAKNTRDTPFATQPLPTESAEEAYKSVLAHVGVCAPGRDAHERRIIAEVTSGKPQHGNGIIDRVEQGGGWPTLTSTTPPADRDHDGMPDAWERKHKLNPNDPADGNQDANGDGYTNLEEYLNSFFTR from the coding sequence ATGTTACACCGCACGCTTTTTTCGGCAGGTGCCCTGGCGCTTCTGCTGCTTTTTTCTCCCGCGCTTTATGCCCAACCCAAAGCCTTTCCCACCGCCGAAGGCTACGGGGCCGCCGCCAAAGGCGGGCGGGGCGGCAAGCTCCTGGAAGTCACCAACCTGCACGACCACGGACCGGGCAGCTTGCGCAGTGCCATCGAAGATCCCGCGCCGCGCACCATCATCTTCGACGTCTCCGGGACGATTGAACTGGAGTCGCCGCTCGACATCACGCAGCCGTTTCTGACGGTGGCCGGACAGACCGCCCCCGGCGACGGCATCTGCCTCAAAAACTTTCCGTTGCACGTCGCCAACACGCACGACGTGGTGATCCGCGCCATTCGGGTGCGGCCCGGCATTGCTTCCGGCCTGACCGGCAGCGAACTCGACGGCATCGAAATTCGGGAGAGCCAGCGCGTGATCATCGACCATTGCACCGTAAGCTGGACATCCGACGAATCGATGAATACGTGGCACGGCAGCGAAGACATTACCCTCCAGTGGTGCATGATTGCCGAGCCGCTCCACCATTCGGTTCACGAGAAAGGGGCGCACGGCTACGGCGCGTCACTGGGCGGCAAACGCGCCACCTACCACCACAACCTGTTTGCCCACGCCACGGCCCGCAACCCCAGCGTCGCCGGCAACGCCGACTTTATGACCGAACTGATGGATTTCCGCAACAACGTGGTCTTCAACTGGCAGCACCGCTCGTGCGACGGCAAGCCGGGGAGCATCAACTTCGTCAACAATTACTACAAACCCGGTCCCGCCACGCAGGCCGACGTGCGTCACCGCCTGGTGCGCGTCGAAAACGCCGATGTGTACGGTTTCACGCCCGTCTGGTACATCGCGGGCAATGCACTGGACGGTAACTCCACTATTTCGAAAGACAATTGGAACGGCGGCATCGACCTGGGCGACGGCGTATCGAAAGCGAAAAATACCCGCGATACACCGTTTGCCACGCAACCGCTACCCACCGAATCGGCCGAGGAGGCCTACAAAAGTGTGCTGGCTCACGTGGGCGTATGCGCACCGGGACGCGATGCCCACGAACGGCGCATCATCGCGGAAGTCACGTCGGGGAAGCCGCAGCACGGCAACGGCATCATCGACCGGGTAGAGCAAGGCGGCGGCTGGCCGACCTTGACGAGCACGACGCCCCCGGCGGACCGCGACCACGACGGCATGCCCGATGCCTGGGAACGGAAACACAAACTAAATCCAAACGATCCGGCCGACGGCAACCAGGACGCGAACGGCGACGGCTACACCAACCTGGAAGAGTACCTCAACAGTTTTTTCACGCGCTAG
- a CDS encoding nuclear transport factor 2 family protein: MHPNAQLLHTFYTAFQQKDSKTMQACYADQATFHDEAFPHLNAGQVRAMWEMLCRNARDFHLEYRNVQAEDITGHAEWTATYTFSATGRKVVNVVRSEFTFEKGKIVQQRDRFDFPRWARQAFGLTGLLMGGTGFFQRKVQEKAMHNLHEFMSRRKDEAKPLA; the protein is encoded by the coding sequence ATGCATCCGAACGCCCAACTCCTCCACACGTTCTACACGGCCTTTCAGCAAAAGGATTCCAAAACGATGCAGGCGTGCTACGCCGACCAAGCCACGTTTCACGACGAAGCGTTTCCGCACCTGAACGCCGGGCAGGTCCGGGCCATGTGGGAAATGCTGTGCCGGAACGCACGCGACTTCCACCTGGAGTACCGGAATGTGCAGGCGGAGGATATCACCGGCCACGCCGAATGGACCGCGACCTATACCTTCTCCGCGACGGGCCGGAAGGTAGTGAACGTGGTGCGGTCGGAATTTACGTTTGAGAAGGGGAAGATCGTGCAGCAGCGCGACCGGTTCGATTTTCCGCGCTGGGCGCGGCAGGCGTTCGGACTGACGGGATTGCTGATGGGCGGCACCGGTTTCTTTCAGCGGAAGGTGCAGGAGAAGGCGATGCACAACCTCCACGAGTTCATGAGTCGCCGCAAAGACGAGGCAAAACCGCTGGCCTGA
- a CDS encoding NADPH-dependent FMN reductase, protein MLNLKIITSTVRPGRKGPLVAEWIAEQARQYGGFEVEVLDLGAINLPLMNEPVHPIMRQYEHEHTKQWSATIDEADAFVFVTAEYDYSYPAPLKNALEYLVHEWNYKPAGIVSYGGVSAGTRAANTLKNDLATLRIVPLMESVNFPMFTQFVNEQGEFVPNEVSHKATETMLRELTRWAKGLAMIKENRFEEVN, encoded by the coding sequence ATGTTAAACCTGAAAATTATCACCTCGACCGTGCGGCCCGGCCGCAAAGGACCGCTCGTCGCCGAATGGATCGCCGAACAGGCCCGTCAGTACGGCGGCTTCGAGGTAGAAGTGCTCGACCTGGGCGCGATCAACCTGCCGCTCATGAACGAGCCGGTGCACCCCATCATGCGGCAATACGAACACGAGCACACCAAGCAGTGGAGCGCCACCATCGACGAGGCCGATGCCTTTGTTTTTGTAACGGCCGAGTACGACTACAGCTACCCCGCACCGCTGAAAAACGCGCTGGAATACCTCGTTCACGAATGGAACTACAAACCGGCGGGGATCGTCAGTTACGGCGGTGTCTCGGCAGGGACGCGCGCGGCCAACACGCTGAAAAACGACCTGGCGACGCTGCGCATCGTGCCGCTGATGGAGTCGGTGAACTTTCCGATGTTCACGCAGTTTGTAAACGAACAGGGCGAATTTGTCCCGAACGAAGTATCGCACAAAGCCACCGAAACCATGCTCCGCGAGCTAACGCGCTGGGCAAAGGGGCTGGCGATGATCAAAGAAAATAGATTTGAAGAAGTGAACTGA